In one Candidatus Peribacter riflensis genomic region, the following are encoded:
- a CDS encoding small subunit ribosomal protein S15: MTLKRASKKRLITKHRTHDKDTGSAPVQVAILTKEIDLLSKHLTEHKKDFSARRGLLGKVAQRRKLLNYLKMNKPEEYQSVLEAHELKK, from the coding sequence ATGACACTCAAGCGCGCCTCGAAGAAACGTCTCATCACCAAGCACCGCACGCACGACAAAGATACCGGGTCCGCGCCCGTGCAGGTTGCCATCCTCACCAAAGAGATCGATCTTCTGAGCAAGCACCTCACGGAGCACAAGAAAGATTTCTCCGCACGCCGCGGGCTCCTTGGCAAGGTCGCACAGCGCCGCAAGCTCCTCAATTACCTCAAGATGAACAAGCCCGAGGAGTACCAGTCGGTGCTCGAGGCGCATGAGCTGAAGAAGTAG
- a CDS encoding DNA recombination protein RmuC: protein MDALSFSLGLVGGLIIGGIFVAFFLRKSNKDAESFAETLSAKVFSRQAEKILQLAEDKLSGKKDVIDVSLKAVQKDLDRVETLMRDIGSGHAKMDTRLENAAKVIKELTETTGNLKTALAGNSERGQWGERMAEDVLRLSGLIEGINYIKQTKLGNAGSKPDFTFLLPKNMKLNMDVKFPFNNYQLYAEAKTEREREEHKKAFIRDVKNRIKEVQTRDYINPEDSTADYVLLFIPNEQIYTFINEIDRTLIDDALKAKTILCSPMTLYAVLAVIRQSIDNFSVEGKSQEMLTIFGAFRQQWEKFKEQMGTVKERFELVHKGYEELTGTRERQLDRQLTKIEELRLERGNHVPEIEQAFEKATKKESLTRAKNVLP from the coding sequence ATGGATGCTCTCTCTTTCTCTCTCGGCCTTGTAGGCGGTCTCATCATCGGCGGGATCTTCGTTGCATTCTTCCTACGCAAGTCTAACAAGGACGCGGAGTCCTTTGCCGAAACACTCTCGGCGAAGGTGTTCTCGAGGCAAGCAGAAAAGATTCTACAGCTGGCCGAAGACAAGCTTTCCGGGAAAAAGGATGTCATCGATGTGTCACTGAAGGCAGTACAGAAGGATCTCGACCGCGTGGAAACACTCATGCGCGACATCGGCAGCGGCCACGCCAAGATGGATACGCGCCTGGAGAATGCCGCCAAGGTGATCAAAGAACTCACGGAAACCACGGGTAACCTGAAAACCGCCCTCGCCGGCAACTCCGAGCGCGGACAGTGGGGTGAGCGCATGGCGGAGGATGTGCTCCGGCTCTCGGGTTTGATTGAAGGCATCAACTACATCAAGCAGACCAAACTTGGAAATGCGGGATCCAAGCCGGATTTCACCTTCCTGCTGCCCAAGAACATGAAACTGAATATGGATGTGAAATTCCCGTTCAACAACTATCAGCTCTATGCCGAAGCGAAAACCGAGCGCGAGCGGGAGGAACACAAAAAGGCATTTATCAGGGATGTGAAGAACCGCATCAAAGAAGTACAGACCCGCGACTACATCAATCCGGAAGACAGCACGGCCGACTACGTGCTCCTCTTCATCCCGAATGAGCAGATCTACACCTTCATCAACGAGATCGATCGCACACTCATTGATGATGCCCTCAAAGCCAAAACCATTCTCTGCTCACCGATGACGCTGTACGCCGTACTGGCGGTGATCCGACAATCCATCGACAACTTCAGCGTGGAAGGAAAGTCACAGGAAATGCTTACAATCTTCGGGGCATTCCGGCAACAGTGGGAGAAATTCAAGGAACAAATGGGAACCGTGAAGGAGCGATTCGAGCTTGTTCACAAGGGATATGAGGAACTGACAGGAACAAGAGAACGGCAACTGGACCGCCAGCTCACCAAGATCGAAGAATTGCGGCTGGAACGCGGCAATCATGTGCCGGAAATCGAACAGGCCTTCGAGAAAGCCACGAAGAAGGAATCATTGACTCGGGCAAAGAACGTCCTACCATAG
- a CDS encoding DNA helicase II / ATP-dependent DNA helicase PcrA — protein sequence MKAADTPSHAEKKSGLILGSLNEPQRKAVEHTKGPLLILAGAGSGKTKALTHRIAYLIAQGVPPWQILAVTFTNKAAKEMRSRIENLLHLTEGEDPAAWGSKSARLPVMGTFHSICARILRKDIEKLGRDRSFVIYDKDDQEKLVKQVLREMKVEEAELKPRAALSYIGRFKCEALSPAEAIKDATTPRMETVCRAFAAYEKALRTANALDFDDLMLEVVRLFHEVPEVLDRYQETWRYLNVDEYQDTNHAQYLFTTLLAQKYRNLCVIGDPDQSIYAFRGADIRNILEFQREYKDATEIKLEQNYRSTQLILSAADAVIAANPNRPKKKMWSERKEGPQILVHEVENERKEAEEALKRITMLKKEGVPFNDQVILYRTNAQSRLFEESCMRQGIPYRIVGGVKFYARREVKDVLAYLHVILNPADVISLLRIINVPTRKIGETTLERIHAWSSINSTSLWSALGRVDEILDLNEGTKNRIREFVKIITDLQGDMRRLAVADLTVRLLQRIGLEKWLKDDTEEGEERWQNVEELLSVMRKYDQLDPQLSLTSFLEEVALVSEVDRLAELKDDAITLMTVHLCKGLEFEHVTIAGCEEGIFPHASSLYDREQLEEERRLMYVGMTRAKTHLTMLFTRARMLWGETKANAASRFLDDLPDKVIERRSDSLLSTFAWAAERGQQEALTGGHIEPYRQEKHLHVEFNQDTALDGVNQEPMTEGTRVEHPKFGQGTVTAVRGGVVDIAFDAGQKKSFALSIAPLKIL from the coding sequence GTGAAGGCAGCCGACACCCCATCGCACGCCGAAAAAAAATCCGGGCTGATCCTGGGTTCCCTCAATGAGCCGCAGCGCAAAGCCGTGGAACACACCAAGGGGCCGCTCCTCATTCTGGCGGGGGCAGGCAGCGGCAAAACCAAAGCCCTCACACACCGCATCGCATACTTGATCGCACAGGGTGTTCCTCCGTGGCAGATTTTGGCTGTGACGTTTACAAACAAGGCGGCGAAAGAAATGAGATCGCGCATCGAGAATCTGCTGCACCTGACGGAAGGCGAGGACCCCGCCGCATGGGGATCGAAGAGCGCCCGTCTGCCCGTGATGGGCACGTTTCATTCTATCTGCGCGCGGATCCTGAGAAAGGATATCGAAAAGCTGGGACGCGACCGTTCATTCGTGATCTACGACAAAGACGATCAGGAGAAACTGGTGAAGCAGGTCCTCAGAGAAATGAAGGTGGAAGAGGCGGAGCTCAAGCCACGTGCGGCGCTCTCGTACATCGGCCGCTTCAAGTGTGAGGCCCTCTCACCTGCAGAGGCGATAAAAGATGCCACCACCCCGCGCATGGAAACGGTGTGCCGCGCATTCGCGGCCTACGAAAAAGCCCTGCGCACGGCCAATGCGCTGGATTTCGACGACCTCATGCTGGAGGTGGTACGCCTGTTCCACGAAGTCCCGGAAGTCCTCGACCGCTATCAGGAGACCTGGCGGTACCTCAACGTGGATGAGTACCAGGATACGAACCACGCACAGTACCTCTTCACGACCCTGCTCGCACAGAAGTACAGAAACCTCTGCGTGATCGGCGATCCGGACCAGTCCATCTACGCGTTCCGCGGCGCGGATATCCGCAATATCCTGGAGTTTCAGCGGGAGTACAAAGACGCCACCGAGATCAAACTGGAGCAGAACTACCGCTCGACGCAGTTGATTCTCTCGGCTGCGGATGCCGTGATCGCGGCAAACCCCAACCGCCCGAAGAAGAAGATGTGGTCCGAGCGGAAGGAAGGGCCGCAGATCCTGGTCCATGAGGTGGAAAATGAACGCAAGGAGGCGGAGGAGGCACTCAAGCGCATCACGATGCTCAAGAAAGAAGGCGTACCGTTCAATGATCAGGTCATCCTCTACCGTACCAATGCACAATCGCGCCTGTTCGAAGAATCATGCATGCGCCAGGGCATCCCCTACCGCATCGTGGGCGGCGTGAAATTCTACGCACGCAGAGAGGTGAAAGACGTCCTCGCCTACCTGCACGTGATTCTCAATCCCGCAGATGTCATTTCGCTGCTGCGCATCATCAATGTGCCGACACGCAAGATCGGTGAGACGACCCTGGAGCGCATCCACGCCTGGAGCAGCATCAACAGCACATCACTCTGGTCAGCACTGGGCCGGGTGGACGAAATTCTGGACTTGAACGAAGGAACGAAGAACCGCATCCGCGAATTCGTGAAGATCATCACAGATCTGCAGGGCGACATGCGCCGCCTCGCCGTAGCGGATCTCACGGTGCGCCTCTTGCAGCGCATCGGTCTGGAAAAATGGCTCAAAGATGACACAGAGGAAGGCGAGGAACGCTGGCAGAACGTGGAGGAATTGCTCTCGGTCATGCGCAAGTATGATCAACTCGATCCGCAACTCTCCCTCACGAGTTTTCTGGAAGAAGTGGCCCTGGTCTCGGAGGTCGACCGCCTCGCGGAGCTCAAAGACGACGCCATCACCCTCATGACCGTGCACCTGTGCAAGGGGCTGGAATTCGAACACGTGACGATCGCGGGCTGCGAGGAGGGCATTTTTCCGCACGCTTCGAGCCTCTACGACCGCGAGCAGCTGGAGGAGGAACGCAGACTGATGTACGTGGGCATGACCCGGGCCAAAACGCACCTGACCATGCTCTTCACCCGCGCGCGCATGCTGTGGGGAGAGACCAAAGCGAATGCCGCGAGCCGGTTTTTGGATGACTTGCCCGATAAGGTGATTGAGCGGCGCAGCGATTCGCTCTTGAGCACCTTCGCCTGGGCGGCGGAGCGCGGGCAGCAGGAAGCGCTCACTGGAGGGCATATCGAACCCTACCGTCAGGAAAAACACCTGCACGTGGAGTTCAATCAGGATACGGCACTCGACGGAGTGAATCAGGAACCCATGACGGAAGGCACGCGCGTGGAGCATCCCAAGTTCGGCCAGGGAACCGTGACCGCCGTGCGCGGCGGGGTGGTGGATATCGCCTTCGATGCAGGCCAGAAGAAGAGCTTCGCTCTCTCTATCGCGCCGCTGAAGATTCTCTGA